The following coding sequences are from one Roseinatronobacter monicus window:
- the tnpA gene encoding IS66-like element accessory protein TnpA — MADGSGFDGRLGLVEPVRGNRRWPDDVKAQIVAESFQPGARVVDVAKRYDIVPHQLSDWRRMARDGKLVLPADVMTAVSDATLSADKSEPAFVPLEVAMTRQGAGSMSGYGERDETCDEITVTIGSDVIIRVPASAAVARAAELIRLVRGVS; from the coding sequence ATGGCGGATGGAAGTGGATTCGATGGACGGCTGGGGCTCGTTGAGCCTGTTCGGGGCAACCGTCGTTGGCCAGATGATGTGAAAGCGCAGATTGTGGCAGAGAGTTTTCAACCTGGTGCGCGCGTTGTGGACGTTGCGAAACGCTATGACATTGTCCCACATCAGTTGTCAGATTGGCGGCGGATGGCGCGTGATGGCAAATTGGTTCTGCCTGCGGATGTCATGACAGCAGTCAGTGATGCAACCCTGTCAGCCGATAAGTCTGAGCCTGCATTTGTGCCATTGGAAGTTGCAATGACACGACAGGGCGCTGGCAGCATGTCAGGGTACGGTGAACGCGACGAGACGTGTGATGAGATAACGGTGACGATTGGATCTGATGTCATTATCCGCGTTCCGGCCAGTGCTGCTGTGGCGCGCGCGGCTGAATTGATCCGTTTGGTGCGGGGGGTGTCGTGA
- the tnpC gene encoding IS66 family transposase — translation MSKLLDLSRFPDLPSEVIKALETQQAALEKAQFEVTVERAARLHHQAEAEEKGALVVTLTALVEKLESQVADYRRTKFGPKSEKLTPDQLELALEDQETAIAETQAEIEAVQAALEKKSQNKSKAPRKPRKPRALPEGLPRVERVIEPDSIACPCGCGDMVKIGEDRSERLDIIPAQYQVIVTVRPKYACPKGRTGVTQAKAPAHLLENSWPTEALLAHISVAKFCDFNPLNRQSVAMARNGAPIDRAVLSDWMGRTGALLAPVVDHMAMVLLKGSTRLYVDETTAPVLDPGRGQTKTGYFWAVLRDDRGWSGSSPPGVVFHYRPGRKGEYAAEILNGFNGTIQVDAYGGYSALATPKRVGGKPLKLAYCWSHGRRALIKAQPKAGSPIVDEALVRIAALYKIEAEIRGAPPEQRRAVRQDQSRPLVDKFFAWLNAQAGRVSRKSELGKALAYMLSRQDGFCLFLEDGHVDMDSNLVENAIRTPAMTRRNTLFAGHDDGARSWARFASLIGTCRMNGVEPYAYLHDLYTKLANGHLEKDIDALMPWAYAAASQRSSPGTP, via the coding sequence ATGTCAAAACTACTCGATCTCAGCCGATTTCCTGACTTGCCGTCCGAGGTCATCAAGGCCCTCGAGACGCAGCAAGCAGCGCTCGAAAAGGCCCAGTTCGAGGTCACTGTTGAGCGTGCAGCACGTCTGCATCATCAGGCGGAAGCCGAAGAAAAAGGTGCGCTGGTTGTCACGTTGACCGCGCTGGTCGAGAAGCTGGAAAGTCAGGTGGCCGACTACCGGCGCACAAAATTCGGACCCAAATCCGAAAAGCTGACCCCTGATCAGCTGGAGCTGGCACTCGAAGATCAAGAGACCGCCATCGCCGAGACGCAGGCGGAAATCGAGGCTGTTCAGGCCGCGCTCGAGAAAAAATCCCAAAACAAGAGCAAGGCTCCGCGCAAACCACGCAAGCCTCGCGCCCTTCCAGAGGGCTTGCCCCGGGTCGAGCGCGTGATTGAACCCGACAGCATCGCGTGTCCATGTGGTTGCGGCGATATGGTCAAGATCGGAGAGGATCGCTCGGAGCGGCTGGATATCATTCCCGCCCAGTACCAAGTCATCGTCACCGTGCGTCCAAAGTATGCCTGCCCGAAAGGCCGCACGGGCGTGACCCAAGCCAAAGCTCCTGCGCATCTATTGGAAAACAGCTGGCCGACCGAAGCCTTGCTGGCCCATATCAGTGTAGCCAAATTCTGTGACTTCAACCCTTTGAACCGGCAATCCGTAGCAATGGCCCGCAATGGCGCCCCAATTGATCGCGCCGTCCTGTCAGATTGGATGGGACGCACAGGGGCACTGCTTGCCCCTGTGGTCGATCACATGGCGATGGTTCTGCTTAAGGGCAGCACGCGGCTTTACGTCGATGAAACAACAGCGCCAGTACTTGATCCTGGTCGCGGCCAAACCAAGACGGGATATTTCTGGGCCGTGCTGCGAGATGATCGTGGTTGGAGCGGATCATCCCCACCTGGTGTCGTGTTCCACTATCGACCCGGGCGAAAGGGGGAATACGCGGCAGAAATCCTCAACGGCTTCAACGGCACAATCCAGGTTGATGCCTATGGCGGGTATAGCGCATTGGCGACGCCCAAGCGGGTGGGTGGCAAGCCCTTGAAACTGGCCTATTGCTGGTCGCATGGGCGAAGAGCCTTGATTAAAGCCCAGCCGAAAGCGGGATCGCCCATCGTTGATGAGGCTCTGGTGCGAATTGCAGCCCTATATAAGATTGAGGCCGAAATCCGAGGGGCGCCACCCGAGCAGCGTAGGGCCGTCCGGCAGGATCAATCCCGTCCACTGGTCGATAAATTCTTTGCCTGGCTCAATGCCCAAGCCGGCCGGGTGTCGCGCAAGTCCGAACTGGGCAAGGCTCTGGCCTATATGCTCAGCCGACAGGATGGCTTTTGCCTCTTTCTCGAGGACGGTCATGTGGACATGGATTCCAACCTGGTCGAAAACGCGATCAGAACCCCCGCAATGACAAGGCGCAACACACTTTTTGCAGGTCACGATGACGGTGCCCGTTCTTGGGCGCGCTTCGCGAGCCTGATCGGAACTTGTCGCATGAATGGCGTCGAGCCATACGCCTATCTACATGACCTATACACAAAGCTGGCCAATGGGCATCTCGAAAAAGATATCGATGCTTTGATGCCATGGGCCTATGCTGCCGCCTCACAAAGGAGCTCGCCCGGGACTCCCTGA
- the tnpB gene encoding IS66 family insertion sequence element accessory protein TnpB (TnpB, as the term is used for proteins encoded by IS66 family insertion elements, is considered an accessory protein, since TnpC, encoded by a neighboring gene, is a DDE family transposase.): MIVAGQRLPIVIATKPVDFRRGHDGLAATVQNELGLDPHSGLTVVFRSKRGDRLKILLWDGTGLVLIYKRLEISNFVWPKIQDGVMQLSRAQYEALFEGLDWRQMVPKRVAPPTAAG, from the coding sequence GTGATTGTTGCAGGGCAGCGACTGCCGATTGTGATTGCGACAAAACCAGTGGACTTCCGTCGGGGACATGACGGTCTGGCCGCTACAGTGCAAAACGAACTGGGGTTGGATCCGCATTCTGGCCTGACGGTGGTGTTCCGCTCCAAGCGTGGTGACAGGTTGAAAATCCTGCTCTGGGATGGCACCGGACTGGTGCTGATTTACAAGCGGTTGGAGATTTCCAACTTCGTCTGGCCCAAAATCCAGGACGGCGTCATGCAGCTGTCTCGGGCTCAGTACGAGGCTCTGTTCGAAGGTCTGGATTGGCGACAAATGGTGCCCAAACGGGTTGCTCCGCCGACTGCGGCAGGATAA